ATTCACCTATGCGTTTTACAAACTTTTGATTTAGAAGTTAGAAGACAAGCTAAAATGATTACTGCTATATGTCGACAAAAATGTCACTTTAACTTGCAAAAAACCATCTTAAAATATCCAGTGAGAGTTATTCGCTGTGTGCTGAGAGATGCTCTGTGTGAGCTGTTTAAATTTTAGTTGCTGGAGTGTTCATCTTTCTACGTAaccatcaaaaaaaaaaaaagaataacaGCCAtgaatgatgtattttattttactgCAGATTCCTGTTCGGCCTTTCAGACACAACGAATATGAGAGGTTTATTGTAACGGCGTTCCCCTACTATGGTGCTTCATTCTCCATGGTAAACTCTCTACCTCCGTCTCTCTTAATCTGGGCTCtgttatttcaaaatttatGCCCTCATCGGCAATTGTTTGACGTTTTATCGTGGCTATGATGATTGATGACTGCAGATGGCTGGATTCTTCATCTTCAGTTTCATTTACCTTTACCACAAGTAAAAGCTGTCTTGTGTAGACAAGCTTGCTTTTGATTACATTACCTCTTAAGTTCTTCTGGCCTGATTATTGAAGATATTTTCTGAGTTTTATTGAAGGTCTTACTTTATAGATACCAACATTTATTGTAGCTTTAAGGACAATTTTGGATTAAAAATTAGAGGAGTTTCAAGTTCTAACTCGTCGATTAggaatttatataatttattttctatTGTTGAAATTTTCAAGATCAATATTTGATCGCTAGTCCCTTACAACATGttcacttaaaatttttatttgttcTCTCTTTTActgaattttcattttttatattaatatttcaTCAAAAATGATTCCATTGGGAGAAGTTCCAAAATATGATGCATTTAACTACCATatgaataaaattatttaaaaatactaGTGATTTTAACAATgagatgtatatgtattattattttatgttttttttaaaaatgggtTGATAATAAAATTCTTATTAGTACAAgacaaaattaataaataataaattttatataatggttaataatataatatttataactCAAATATTCTTTTGAAGAGAACAAACCGATTAGTTTAAAAGAGAGTGTGTGTGTTTTGGCTTAAAAGTAGCCGCTTAAGTGATTGGTAAGACCCATTTTCTCGTTTTAAAAAATttcgccgttgccggggatcgAACCCGGGTCACCCGCGTGACAGGCGGGAATACTCACCACTATACTACAACGACTTGTTGAGAAAATTTCACatctatttatatttaaatgtttatctCACTGAAACAAAATTCTTTACCATTTTCATCGTAGAATCACTCTCAGATTACAATACAAACTCCAAGCAAATTTCCATTGCAGCAGATTAATTCACATTGTGACATGAAGCGATTTTATTACATATTTCATAATATACGATTTCATCACAAGACTTGTAGGAATATATCGCAACTGTTCAAATCCTATAAAACACAGCGTATCAAAATCTGATAATCATGATGATTGGGACTGCcaagtacaaaatctgatctcATTTATGGGGCATTGTGGAGAAACCCATTAGAAGCATGTATCCCGATTTGCTCCAGCACCTTCTCCAGCTTCAAGTGTTTGCTGCACCATGCTTCCATTAGCCTCGCCTCTTTAGCTTCAGCGTCCCTCTGTAATGCGTTCAGTTGCTCCCTGTACTCCCCCTCCATTCTGCTCAAGAATGTTGTTTCCTCCTCCCTCATGCATCTTATCCTCTCCTCTATCTCCTCCGTCTTCTCCCTCCTCCGTCGCCCCTTCTCGGACTCCAGCTGCTGTTCCAGCCTGTTCAGTCTCCACGTCGCTTCTTTCTTGTGCCGCATCCAGTTTTCTTTCCCCTCTTCCAGGTCTTTGCAGAGTTGGATCAAGGTGCCCATCTGCTGAACCGGGAAGAACTGGGACTGGATGACCGTATCCGGGTGGGCCGGGTCGAGGACCGCCGGTTCGGAAGGCGAGAGCGTCAGGCTCACGGATGGAGATGGAGTGGAGGAAGTTGATGTCAGAGAAGACGTTGTTGTCGGCGTGTTGTTCATATTCATCCACGGCGGAAGCCCAGCTCCTGCTCCGGAAACGGGATTCACCGGGTCGGTATCTGTGGCCGCCGCCGCAGCGGATCCGAGGGAGAGAATCGGTGGTTGTTCGGGAAGCGGGAGAGTCCCAGGCATAAGAATAGTGGAAGGAGACTGATAAGCGAAAAGCTTCGGCTGAACGTATTTCTCCGCAAAGGTCTCCAAGATATGGTCGTACTTCCCCTGAGCGGCTTTCTCCGGCGACACCCTGCCGTTTGCGACGGAGACAGCGGGGGGGTTGCCGTAATCCTGATTACCCTTCTGCGACTTCTGCAGCTGCTTCAGCTGCTTCTCCTTGAACACCTCCCACCACTTC
This is a stretch of genomic DNA from Primulina eburnea isolate SZY01 chromosome 11, ASM2296580v1, whole genome shotgun sequence. It encodes these proteins:
- the LOC140806053 gene encoding protein rough sheath 2-like, which produces MKERQRWQPEEDALLRAYVKQYGPKEWNLISQKMGKPLDRDPKSCLERWKNYLKPGIKKGSLTPEEQSLVISLQAKYGNKWKKIAAEVPGRTAKRLGKWWEVFKEKQLKQLQKSQKGNQDYGNPPAVSVANGRVSPEKAAQGKYDHILETFAEKYVQPKLFAYQSPSTILMPGTLPLPEQPPILSLGSAAAAATDTDPVNPVSGAGAGLPPWMNMNNTPTTTSSLTSTSSTPSPSVSLTLSPSEPAVLDPAHPDTVIQSQFFPVQQMGTLIQLCKDLEEGKENWMRHKKEATWRLNRLEQQLESEKGRRRREKTEEIEERIRCMREEETTFLSRMEGEYREQLNALQRDAEAKEARLMEAWCSKHLKLEKVLEQIGIHASNGFLHNAP